ACGTCACGCGTCCTCCGGCGGGCCTGCGCGCCCTCCAGGCGTTTGTGGCGACTGACACCCCGGACTTCGACGCGCGGGTACAGAGGGTGCTGGAGGGCTGGTGCGACCAGCAGGTCGGTGCGGTGGCCGTGTCGCAGGCCTTCGGGGTGGACGATGCGGGGTTCGAGCGGCAGGCCGGGGAACTGGCACGGGCGGCGGGTTTTCCGGTGAGCCTTGGGAGCGACCTGTCGGGCGCCTACGGGCTGGAGATGCGCACGCTGTCCGCCACGGTGAATGCCAGCATCCTCCCCACGATGGTCCGCACCGCCGGGCACGTGCGGGAGGCGGTGCGCGAACTCCTGCCGGACGTGCCGCTCCTGATCGTGCGCGGGGACGGGGGGGCCGCCGACTTGCGCGCTTTCGAGGAAACGCCCCTGCACACCGTCGTGAGCGGTCCCGCGGCAAGCCTCGGTGGGGCGATTCTCGCGCATGGCGTGATGGACGGCGTGTTCTTCGAGGTGGGCGGCACCAGCACGAACATCGGTGTCATCAAGGACGGCCAGCCCGCGCTGAAGTACATGACGGTGATGGACGTGCCTACCGGGCTGCGAGCGGCGGACATTCGCATTGCTGGTGTGGCGGGTGGCAGTCTGGTCCGTCTGCGTGGGCGCCGGATCGAGGACGTGGGGCCAAGAAGTGCTCACATCGCCGGGCTGGCGTATTCCAGCTTCACGCCGGTGGACCGGCTGGCGGGTGCGCGGGTCGAGCTGATCGCCCCCAGCCCCGGCGACCCGGCCGATTACGCCGTGCTTGCAACGCCGGACGGCACGCGCTTCGCGATCACCCCGACGTGCGCCGCGAACGCCCTCGGCGCGATTCCCGAGGGCGGATATGCGCACGCCCAGCCGGAGAGTGCCCGGCTCGCGCTCACTCTGCTGGGGCAACACCTGGGGGCGAGCATGGAAGCGGCGGCGCAGGCAGTCCTGGAGGCCAGCGCGGAGAAGCTCACGCAAACCGTGCAGGGCTTGGTGCGGGAATACGGCCTGCGCGGCACGCCCCTGTACGGCGGAGGAGGCGCCGCGAGTGTACTTGGCCCGGTGGTGGCCCGTCGCCTGAAGGTGCCCTTCGTTCCGATTCCGCACAGCGACGTGATCTCGTCCATCGGGGCGGCCCTCGCCGTGATTCGTGTGGAACGCGAGCGCAGCGTCACCCGGCAGGATCCGACGGTGGCAGACCTGCTCGAACGCGAGGTGGGCGACGAGGCGGTGCGGCTCGGCGCGGATCCCGCCTCGCTGCGGGTCGAGACGGAGTACAGTGCCCGCGAGGGCCGCCTGCGGGCCGTCGCGACCGGCGCCCACCCGCTGAGCGCCCGCACCCGCCCGCTCGATGCAGACGAGTTGCAGCAGCAGGCCCGGCAGGTCCTCGGCGATCAGGCACAGCGGGTGTTCGGCGGGCAACACCACACGCTGTTCGTCGCTCCGCGGGTGCGCCGCGTCTTGTTGCGCCGCGTCGAGCAGCACGCGGCCCTGGTTCTGGACGGGCGGGGCGTGCGGCTGCTGCGCTTTGAGGACGCGAAGGTGCTGACCGGTCGCCCGCACGAGGCCCTGGAGCAATTGCGCGCCCTGCTGGCCGGACGAGCGGTTGCGCCCCACGTCGCAGCCCTGACCGCATCCCGTCTACGCGATTATGCGCATTTGCACGACCCGGCGCTGCTGCTGCGGCAGCTCACCGAGAACCTGCGCCTGGAGGGCGAGATCGCCCTCATCGTCGAGGGATAAGCGCGGCGCCCGGGACGGCCATGCCCCCAAAAAGGAGACCCAACCGAATGCTGTACCGCCGTCAACGTAACCTGTCCCCCCTGCTCGTGATCGTCGCCGTCCTCGTGGGGCTGGCGCTGGGCTTCCTCGCCGGGCGTGCGACCGCCCCCGCGCCAACCCTGGCAAGCCTCGTCGCGCCCGGTGTGGAACACGCCCGCAAGGCTTCGGGCGCGCTGGAAATCGTTCCTCTGGAGTACACGCGCGCACAGCAGGGCAACGCGGACAGTTATGACGCGGCCCTCAGCGCCGCCCGGCAGGCACAGACAGAACTCCAGGCGGCAACACTGTTGAGCCAGGTGAACCCCGGTGGGTTCCGCGAAGCGCAGAACGCGCTGGCGGCCCTGATGAGCGCAGTGGAGACGAAAGGTCCCGCCAATGTCGTTCAGGCGGACGTGACACGTGCGCAGGTCGCGCTGCGGGACCTTCAGCCCATCGGCACGCCCTGACGCCAACCGTCTGGAACAGGCTCCAGTGGACGCAGGAGATCCCATGACCCCTACCTCTGCCCGAGAGCGCCTGCTGGAGGCCGCCCGCACCCTGTTCTCCACCCGCGGCGTCCACAAGGTCTCCATGGACGACATCGTCCGGCAGAGCGGGAGCACCAAGGTCACCCTCTACCGGCACTACCGCAGCAAGGACGACCT
This DNA window, taken from Deinococcus carri, encodes the following:
- a CDS encoding hydantoinase/oxoprolinase family protein, with protein sequence MTLEAAASSLPVRIGIDVGGTFTKGVALDPAGRLLAVSHVPTTHRHEHGVAGGVLLALRALLRDLPEEASPALVAHSTTQATNALLEGDTALVGILALGEARDERRIQNVTRPPAGLRALQAFVATDTPDFDARVQRVLEGWCDQQVGAVAVSQAFGVDDAGFERQAGELARAAGFPVSLGSDLSGAYGLEMRTLSATVNASILPTMVRTAGHVREAVRELLPDVPLLIVRGDGGAADLRAFEETPLHTVVSGPAASLGGAILAHGVMDGVFFEVGGTSTNIGVIKDGQPALKYMTVMDVPTGLRAADIRIAGVAGGSLVRLRGRRIEDVGPRSAHIAGLAYSSFTPVDRLAGARVELIAPSPGDPADYAVLATPDGTRFAITPTCAANALGAIPEGGYAHAQPESARLALTLLGQHLGASMEAAAQAVLEASAEKLTQTVQGLVREYGLRGTPLYGGGGAASVLGPVVARRLKVPFVPIPHSDVISSIGAALAVIRVERERSVTRQDPTVADLLEREVGDEAVRLGADPASLRVETEYSAREGRLRAVATGAHPLSARTRPLDADELQQQARQVLGDQAQRVFGGQHHTLFVAPRVRRVLLRRVEQHAALVLDGRGVRLLRFEDAKVLTGRPHEALEQLRALLAGRAVAPHVAALTASRLRDYAHLHDPALLLRQLTENLRLEGEIALIVEG